A single region of the Cucumis melo cultivar AY chromosome 3, USDA_Cmelo_AY_1.0, whole genome shotgun sequence genome encodes:
- the LOC103504055 gene encoding uncharacterized protein LOC103504055 → MTNTKRTSNPSFSLPLALYFTLNYLAFQSSMNVYRDPNSCYFHPKEKVVGVCALCLNEKLLMLAPRRGRYHHSSPRTCRKTPINLSKIFAFSSFISRLEFRHWKPENSDDEASTSQEDSFISINFGKNGVGSWEENKVSEVSLENCILSWNHHLTKDSKETKTVIEHSKTRASLRWRKRIGHLFQLIRRTRSNKGTVCHVEGVKTRKGWIRTLTRSRNTE, encoded by the exons ATGACCAACACCAAACGCACTTCCAACCCCTCATTTTCTCTCCCCTTAGCCTTATATTTTACTCTCAACTATCTTGCCTTCCAATCAAGCATGAATGTGTACAGAGATCCGAACTCCTGTTACTTCCATCCCAAAGAAAAAGTGGTGGGCGTCTGTGCTTTGTGCTTAAACGAGAAGCTTCTTATGTTGGCGCCAAGACGAGGCCGCTACCACCACTCTTCACCCCGAACCTGCCGGAAAACTCCCATCAACCTCTCCAAGATCTTTGCTTTTAGCTCTTTCATCAGTCGTCTCGAATTCCGGCATTGGAAGCCGGAAAACTCCGACGATGAAGCCTCCACCAGTCAAGAAG ACTCGTTCATCTCAATCAACTTTGGGAAAAATGGAGTTGGGTCATGGGAAGAGAACAAGGTCTCAGAGGTTTCCCTGGAAAATTGCATCCTGTCATGGAATCACCACTTGACCAAAGACTCCAAGGAGACCAAGACTGTGATAGAACACAGCAAGACCCGTGCCTCGCTTAGGTGGCGGAAGCGGATTGGACACCTCTTCCAGCTCATCAGAAGGACAAGGTCCAACAAAGGAACAGTCTGCCACGTGGAAGGAGTTAAGACAAGGAAAGGCTGGATAAGAACTCTGACAAGGTCAAGAAACACTGAATAG